In Tolypothrix sp. NIES-4075, the following proteins share a genomic window:
- a CDS encoding RNA recognition motif domain-containing protein, with protein sequence MTIYVGNLSYRASEADLKEVFADYGEVKRVVLPTDRETGRLRGFAFVEMSEDAQEDAAITELDGAEWMGRQLRVNKAKPREESQRSSWGKKQDY encoded by the coding sequence ATGACTATTTACGTTGGAAATCTCTCTTACCGCGCTAGCGAAGCCGACTTAAAAGAAGTATTTGCAGATTACGGTGAGGTCAAAAGAGTCGTCTTGCCTACTGACCGCGAAACTGGACGACTGCGGGGCTTTGCTTTTGTAGAAATGTCCGAAGATGCTCAAGAAGATGCTGCTATTACAGAGTTAGATGGCGCAGAATGGATGGGTCGTCAACTTCGAGTTAATAAAGCCAAACCCCGCGAGGAGAGCCAACGAAGTAGTTGGGGGAAAAAACAAGACTATTAA